The Rhododendron vialii isolate Sample 1 chromosome 5a, ASM3025357v1 genome contains a region encoding:
- the LOC131327796 gene encoding pentatricopeptide repeat-containing protein At3g58590-like, producing MENSITNVFFFNYSKNSQESDHSTPPSLSTHSPLRPAGIAHNPSSLTTISSRLRVVCRCGDAEEAWKLFSEMRLCGYEPTQFTFGGLLSCQSLDLYRGFYLQALVLKSGLLYPDAFAGTALLGLFGKQGCLDECLKAFEDMPRKNLVTWNTMISLFGHHGFAEESIVMFRKIMKMEWALTEYSYVGVLLGFLWERDLELGEQVHGLLVKNGLVCNVLVLNALLNMYVKCSGPCIAEKVFGEASIRDVVSWDTIIGALTKSESPGKALELYLKMCLDGVWSNRTTFVSVISSCTRSENLMYGKLIHGMGIKHLLDRDIFVSSALVDLYAKTDWLGDAQRCFDDIDEKNVVSWNALIWGYSQKCCFSPVQLLCEMIQFGCQPNELSFSTLLKSSNTYVSCSLITSYAKSGLISDALILLPANDTQLPVVPSNVIAGIYNRTGQYHKTQELYSLLEEPDIVSWNILIAACSRNGDYKEPFELLGHMWVAQIHPGKYTYVSLLSVCTNLCNLALGSPLHGLIIKTDSKRCDTFVSNIIMDMYGKCGSLESCLKIFDEMADRNLISWTVVIATLGLHGQSYKALQMFREMEAVGFTPDRIAFLVVLSTCRHGGLVKEGKQLFREMNMTYRIEPDFDHYQLMVDLLTRYGDLKEAERLILGMPFPPNAVIWR from the exons ATGGAGAATTCCATCACCAATGTATTCTTCTTCAACTACTCCAAGAATTCCCAAGAATCAGATCACTCGACGCCACCAAGTCTCTCCACGCACTCGCCATTACGGCCGGCTGGAATTGCCCACAACCCATCTTCCTTAACAACAATATCATCTCGCCTACGCGTCGTTTG CCGTTGTGGGGATGCGGAGGAAGCTTGGAAATTATTTTCTGAGATGAGGTTGTGTGGGTATGAGCCCACCCAATTCACGTTCGGGGGTCTTTTGTCGTGCCAGTCTTTGGATCTCTATAGAGGGTTTTACTTGCAGGCATTGGTTCTGAAGAGTGGGTTGCTTTACCCTGATGCTTTTGCAGGGACTGCATTGTTGGGTCTGTTCGGGAAGCAGGGGTGCTTAGACGAATGTCTTAAAGCTTTTGAAGACATGCCTCGGAAGAATTTGGTTACGTGGAACACGATGATATCTTTGTTTGGCCATCACGGGTTTGCTGAAGAGTCAATAGTTATGTTCCGCAAGATCATGAAGATGGAATGGGCATTGACAGAATATTCTTATGTTGGTGTGTTATTGGGATTTTTGTGGGAGCGGGACCTAGAATTAGGAGAGCAAGTACATGgtttattggtgaaaaatggGTTGGTTTGCAATGTTTTGGTTCTAAATGCTCTGCTCAATATGTATGTAAAGTGCTCTGGGCCATGCATAGCTGAGAAAGTATTTGGGGAGGCTTCTATCCGGGATGTTGTGTCTTGGGATACAATAATTGGTGCACTGACAAAAAGTGAAAGTCCAGGCAAAGCGCTAGAGCTGTACTTGAAAATGTGTCTTGATGGAGTCTGGTCTAACAGGACGACATTTGTTAGTGTTATTAGCTCCTGTACCAGATCAGAGAATTTGATGTATGGAAAACTGATCCATGGTATGGGAATTAAACACTTGTTAGATCGTGATATATTTGTAAGTAGTGCATTGGTTGATTTATATGCTAAAACTGATTGGTTGGGGGATGCACAGCGTTGTTTTGATGATATAGATGAGAAGAATGTGGTTTCTTGGAacgctttgatttgggggtacTCGCAGAAATGCTGTTTCTCCCCTGTTCAGCTACTGTGTGAAATGATTCAATTCGGTTGTCAGCCAAATGAGTTATCATTTTCTACTCTACTCAAGTCATCCAACACT TATGTATCATGCTCTCTCATTACCTCATATGCCAAAAGTGGTCTGATATCCGATGCCTTGATTTTACTTCCTGCTAATGACACACAACTTCCTGTTGTCCCATCTAATGTGATTGCTGGAATTTACAATAGGACGGGGCAATATCATAAGACACAAGAATTGTATTCTCTACTTGAGGAACCGGACATTGTATCTTGGAACATCTTGATTGCAGCTTGCTCCCGCAATGGCGATTACAAGGAGCCTTTTGAACTTCTTGGACACATGTGGGTGGCTCAGATTCATCCTGGCAAGTATACTTATGTTAGCCTCTTGAGTGTTTGCACTAACCTTTGCAATCTAGCTTTGGGTAGTCCACTCCATGGCCTCATCATAAAAACGGATTCCAAACGTTGCGACACATTTGTTTCCAACATAATTATGGACATGTATGGAAAATGTGGGAGCCTCGAGAGTTGTCTGAAAATATTCGACGAAATGGCAGATAGAAATCTTATCTCATGGACTGTTGTAATTGCAACACTAGGGCTTCATGGTCAATCATACAAGGCATTACAAATGTTCAGAGAAATGGAAGCAGTTGGTTTTACGCCAGATAGAATTGCTTTTCTTGTTGTGCTTTCAACATGTAGACATGGTGGGTTGGTGAAAGAAGGAAAGCAACTTTTTAGGGAGATGAATATGACTTACAGGATTGAACCAGACTTCGATCACTATCAACTTATGGTGGACTTATTGACTAGATATGGAGATCTGAAGGAAGCAGAGCGATTAATTCTTGGCATGCCTTTCCCTCCAAATGCCGTGATATGGCGTTGA